The Alphaproteobacteria bacterium genomic interval ACCGCAGCCCGGGTCTGCCGCAATCCCAGCGATAGATAGAGCGCACAGGCCGCCCGGTTATCCGGTTCAGTCGCCACCCACCATTCCTGACAACCGCGGGCACGGCCGGCCGCCGCCAGAATCGCCAGCAGGCGGCTGGCGACGCCGCGACGACGCCAATGGGGCGCTACACCAAGATTGTCCACATAGAGCTGTGGCGCGCCGTCCGGGTGGTGATGAACCATGGCGCGAGCCTGACCGACCAGGAGCCCGGCCGGCCCGCGGCCGGGCGTCATCCCGTCGGCCACGACCCGGGCAATGGCCATCAGGTGGCCCGGTGCGGCGAGATAAGCCTGCAAGTGAGCGTAGGCCACGGGATGATCGAAGATCTCGTCATCCATATGGTCGAACAGCGCCGCATCTTGCGGACCGGCCAACCGCAGTTCCAGGCCATCCACCAGGCGACGGGAGTCAGATGACACCTGAGTGCGCCTAGCGCCGTGGCGTGACTTTCTCTTTGCCGCCACCGCCGGCACCACCCGCCTTGCCACGGGAGCGCGCTTTGCTCGCCGTCGGCTTCTCCGTTTTTGGCGCGGCAAGCGCCGGCACATCCTTCTGATATTCGAAGACCAGTGCGTCATCC includes:
- a CDS encoding GNAT family N-acetyltransferase, with protein sequence MSSDSRRLVDGLELRLAGPQDAALFDHMDDEIFDHPVAYAHLQAYLAAPGHLMAIARVVADGMTPGRGPAGLLVGQARAMVHHHPDGAPQLYVDNLGVAPHWRRRGVASRLLAILAAAGRARGCQEWWVATEPDNRAACALYLSLGLRQTRAAVFDGPL